The following coding sequences are from one Bacteroidota bacterium window:
- a CDS encoding TetR/AcrR family transcriptional regulator produces MKNNKFSERQIEIIEAATKRIDEHGIQDLTIKTLAADLNLSEAALYRHFKSKNEILLGLLTYFIEEMKGRLDVILSNKDRSPSELLKALFDSQLKTFVQKPSVVSVIFSESIFQFNKELSSTVSSMMELMQNHIETIVKKGQANGSFSKIVGVSTTTTIIMGGMRITVLKWKLSGHKSDLIKDGNKVLNGILKMVETNH; encoded by the coding sequence ATGAAAAATAATAAATTCTCTGAAAGACAAATAGAAATCATTGAAGCCGCTACCAAAAGAATTGATGAGCATGGCATTCAGGATTTAACGATTAAAACACTTGCTGCTGATTTAAATTTATCAGAAGCAGCATTATATCGCCATTTTAAAAGTAAAAACGAAATATTACTTGGCTTGTTAACATACTTTATTGAGGAAATGAAAGGGAGGCTTGATGTAATACTTTCTAATAAAGATCGCAGTCCATCAGAACTTTTGAAAGCTCTGTTTGATTCGCAATTAAAAACATTTGTACAAAAGCCTTCGGTAGTTAGTGTTATTTTTTCCGAAAGTATTTTTCAATTTAATAAAGAATTGTCATCTACGGTTTCATCCATGATGGAATTGATGCAGAATCATATAGAAACCATTGTGAAAAAAGGTCAGGCAAATGGATCTTTTAGTAAAATAGTGGGCGTTTCAACAACAACAACAATTATAATGGGTGGGATGCGAATTACAGTTCTTAAATGGAAACTATCAGGTCATAAATCAGATTTGATAAAAGATGGAAATAAAGTATTAAATGGCATATTAAAAATGGTAGAAACTAATCATTAA
- a CDS encoding hemerythrin domain-containing protein, translating into MKTVPIKRSIALQPLSREHHHGLLLCWKIRTGLKKGIDIDRIKKYSDWFFKNSLLTHFNIEEEFVFPLLGNEHELVKKALTDHRRLKRLFEDTTDIEKSLSLLEEELEKHIRFEERVLFPAIETIANEKELQLIMEIHSEDSTYEDWGDEFWKIIR; encoded by the coding sequence ATGAAAACAGTACCAATTAAAAGAAGCATTGCTTTACAACCCTTAAGTCGTGAACATCATCATGGCTTACTGCTATGTTGGAAAATAAGAACAGGGCTAAAGAAAGGTATTGATATCGATAGGATAAAAAAATATTCAGATTGGTTTTTCAAGAATAGTTTGTTAACCCATTTTAATATAGAAGAAGAGTTCGTTTTTCCACTATTGGGCAATGAACATGAGTTGGTCAAAAAGGCACTAACAGACCATCGAAGATTAAAACGGCTCTTTGAAGACACAACGGATATTGAAAAATCTCTAAGTCTGCTTGAAGAGGAACTTGAGAAACATATTCGTTTCGAAGAAAGAGTATTGTTTCCTGCAATAGAAACAATCGCAAATGAAAAAGAACTACAGCTCATTATGGAAATTCATTCTGAAGACAGTACTTATGAAGATTGGGGAGATGAATTTTGGAAAATAATTCGTTAA
- a CDS encoding TolC family protein → MLVNTHLLKLKLLMVLTILIFTTNSEAQNWSLKQCIDTALVHNKTLKIAQGDIEIANERNKEAKGGLVPKLYGNVDYRYYTDLPYQLLPASVFGGPAGVYKEAQFGVPHNLNANLTLDVPLYNPQAIGAITISKRAKELNQIQFQQTEEQVVFDVSNLYYNAQLVSNQIVFIKNGLSNSEKLLSNIQLLYSQQMAKGTDVDKIKLQQSQLNTQLSKANAQYQQILNLLKLQLGITPTRPITIEETFSTSSEVVKYTSKPTSDILLFNTKEQLLKSELKTLKLSHLPSFSLYGTYGTTGFGNYSGTNDFFKTYPIGFAGVKMSWMIFSGTTLEHKVFQKREEIKQNTTRLELLNDKQNVQIENAQMQYEVANSNLLNAKSQLTLAETIYSKTLIQQKEGVASLTDVLLSDNTQKEAQQNYLSALVDVMKADLELKKVSGNILKTK, encoded by the coding sequence ATGTTAGTAAACACTCACTTATTAAAATTGAAATTATTAATGGTTCTCACCATTTTAATTTTCACAACCAATTCTGAGGCTCAAAATTGGTCACTAAAGCAATGTATTGATACAGCATTAGTGCATAATAAAACGTTGAAAATAGCACAAGGCGATATTGAGATTGCCAATGAGAGAAACAAGGAAGCAAAAGGTGGTTTAGTACCAAAATTGTATGGCAATGTTGACTATCGGTACTACACCGATCTTCCGTATCAGTTACTTCCTGCATCCGTTTTTGGTGGACCGGCAGGCGTTTACAAAGAGGCTCAATTTGGTGTTCCTCATAATTTAAATGCAAACCTAACTCTTGATGTGCCTTTATACAACCCTCAAGCTATTGGAGCAATTACGATTTCAAAAAGAGCAAAAGAATTAAATCAAATACAGTTTCAACAAACCGAGGAGCAAGTGGTATTTGATGTTTCTAATTTGTATTACAATGCACAGTTAGTATCAAATCAGATTGTGTTTATCAAAAACGGATTAAGTAATAGCGAAAAACTACTTAGCAATATTCAATTGCTTTACTCACAACAAATGGCAAAGGGTACAGATGTAGATAAAATTAAACTTCAGCAAAGTCAGCTAAACACACAATTAAGTAAGGCGAATGCACAGTATCAACAAATTCTTAATTTGTTAAAACTTCAATTGGGCATAACACCAACCCGACCAATTACAATTGAAGAAACATTTAGCACATCGTCAGAAGTAGTAAAATATACAAGCAAACCAACCTCTGATATATTATTGTTTAATACGAAAGAACAGCTCTTAAAATCTGAATTAAAAACATTAAAACTTTCACATTTACCTTCTTTTTCACTTTATGGTACTTATGGAACTACCGGATTTGGAAACTACAGTGGTACAAATGATTTCTTTAAAACGTACCCGATTGGATTTGCCGGGGTAAAAATGTCTTGGATGATATTCTCCGGTACTACTTTAGAACACAAGGTTTTTCAAAAGAGAGAAGAGATAAAGCAAAATACAACTCGATTAGAATTATTAAATGATAAACAAAACGTTCAGATAGAAAATGCACAAATGCAATATGAAGTTGCAAATTCTAATCTATTAAATGCAAAATCACAATTGACATTAGCAGAAACAATTTATTCTAAAACACTTATTCAGCAAAAGGAGGGTGTTGCATCATTAACAGATGTTTTACTTTCAGATAATACCCAAAAGGAAGCACAACAAAATTATTTGTCGGCATTGGTAGATGTGATGAAGGCAGACTTAGAACTAAAAAAAGTATCAGGAAATATTTTAAAAACGAAATAA